A section of the Streptomyces sp. CG1 genome encodes:
- a CDS encoding Ig-like domain-containing protein, producing MNHTPRTRTVVGCTLLVTALGAGVTACGSDGNPLSAKPYDAAGLISFNGPTDAGKRADPDKPLEITANSDDDRITDVTTQDSTGRYVAGELAADGSRWHSTAPLAANAHYTVTVSTEDEDGAPGRKVLTFDTSAPTNRKRLTVTFGPDAGEYGVGQPITAQLDQEVKDKAQRAVVENALRVESTPAVQGSWYWVDDKELHFRPKDYWPTHATITVHSNLDGIKIGDRLWGGRSQPLTITTGDRVEAVTDAAAHQMTVYKNGAVLRTLPVTTGRPGWETRNGVKVILAKQYFVRMRGTTVGIAAGTSDSYDLMVYWATRVTWSGEFVHAAPWSVGSQGSANVSHGCTGMSTANAEWFFKAVREGDIVKVVNSNGRQMEPFGNGFGDWNVDWKKWRTGSSLTAGPKTGSSGASTVRLQPTVL from the coding sequence ATGAACCACACACCGCGGACCCGTACCGTCGTCGGCTGCACCCTGCTGGTGACCGCACTCGGCGCGGGCGTCACCGCCTGCGGCTCGGACGGCAACCCCCTGTCGGCCAAGCCGTACGACGCTGCGGGCCTGATCTCCTTCAACGGCCCCACCGACGCAGGGAAGCGGGCCGACCCGGACAAGCCCCTGGAGATCACCGCCAACAGCGACGACGACCGGATCACCGACGTCACCACCCAGGACTCCACAGGACGCTATGTGGCGGGCGAACTCGCCGCCGACGGCAGCCGATGGCACAGCACCGCCCCGCTGGCCGCCAACGCCCACTACACGGTCACGGTGAGCACCGAGGACGAGGACGGCGCACCCGGCCGCAAGGTCCTCACGTTCGACACCAGTGCGCCCACGAACAGGAAGCGACTGACCGTCACCTTCGGGCCGGACGCGGGCGAGTACGGCGTCGGACAGCCCATCACCGCCCAACTCGACCAGGAGGTCAAGGACAAGGCGCAGCGCGCCGTCGTGGAGAACGCCCTCCGGGTGGAATCCACGCCGGCCGTGCAGGGCTCCTGGTACTGGGTGGACGACAAGGAACTCCACTTCCGGCCCAAGGACTACTGGCCCACCCACGCCACCATCACGGTGCACAGCAACCTGGACGGCATCAAGATCGGCGACCGGCTGTGGGGCGGCAGGTCCCAGCCGCTCACGATCACCACGGGGGACCGGGTCGAGGCCGTCACGGACGCCGCGGCGCACCAGATGACGGTCTACAAGAACGGTGCGGTGCTCAGAACGCTCCCCGTCACCACCGGCAGGCCCGGCTGGGAGACCCGCAACGGCGTCAAGGTCATCCTGGCCAAGCAGTACTTCGTACGCATGCGTGGTACCACGGTCGGCATCGCCGCGGGCACCTCCGACTCCTACGACCTGATGGTGTACTGGGCCACCCGGGTGACCTGGTCCGGCGAGTTCGTCCACGCGGCGCCCTGGTCCGTGGGCTCGCAGGGCTCCGCGAACGTCAGCCACGGCTGCACCGGCATGAGCACGGCGAACGCCGAGTGGTTCTTCAAGGCCGTCCGTGAGGGCGACATCGTCAAGGTCGTCAACTCCAACGGCCGCCAGATGGAGCCCTTCGGCAACGGCTTCGGCGACTGGAACGTCGACTGGAAGAAATGGCGCACGGGCAGCTCCCTGACAGCCGGCCCGAAGACCGGTTCCTCAGGGGCAAGCACGGTACGCCTCCAGCCAACGGTGCTCTGA
- a CDS encoding cysteine desulfurase/sulfurtransferase TusA family protein — translation MSYFDAASAAPLHPVARQALTASLDEGWADPARLYREGRKARMLLDAAREAAAEAVGCRADEVVFTSSGTRAVHTGIAGALAGRRRVGRHLMVSAVEHSSVLHSAEAFEADGGTVTRVPVNRGGAVDPSGYAGALRADTALAVLQSANHEVGTVQPVAEVAEVCRAAGVPLLVDAAQSLGWGPVEGAWSLLTASAHKWGGPSGVGLLVVRKGVRFAAQSPADERESGRAPGFENIPAVVAAVASLRAVRAEAAQEAVRLRELTERIRARVPQLVPDVEVVGDPGRRLPGIVTFSCLYVDGEALLHELDREGFSVSSGSSCTSSTLTPSHVLKAMGVLSEGNVRVSLPMGTTEADVERFLEVLPGTVAGIREKLGAPAPETAVRAEELVVDSLGKRCPIPVIELAKVFGDVPVGGTVRVLSDDEAARLDIPAWCEMRGQEYVGEEPADKGTAYVVRRVR, via the coding sequence GTGTCCTACTTCGACGCTGCCTCCGCCGCACCCCTCCATCCCGTCGCCCGTCAGGCGCTGACGGCCTCCTTGGACGAGGGATGGGCGGACCCTGCCCGGCTCTACCGGGAGGGACGCAAGGCCCGGATGCTGCTGGACGCCGCCCGGGAGGCGGCTGCCGAAGCCGTCGGCTGCCGGGCCGACGAGGTGGTGTTCACCTCGTCCGGAACGCGGGCCGTACATACGGGCATCGCGGGCGCGTTGGCCGGGAGGCGGCGGGTGGGGCGCCACCTGATGGTGTCGGCGGTCGAACACTCCTCGGTACTCCATTCGGCGGAGGCGTTCGAGGCGGACGGGGGGACGGTGACCCGGGTGCCGGTGAACCGGGGCGGTGCCGTGGACCCGTCGGGTTACGCGGGTGCCCTCCGTGCGGACACCGCGCTGGCCGTCCTGCAGTCGGCCAACCACGAGGTGGGGACCGTACAGCCGGTGGCCGAGGTGGCCGAGGTGTGCCGGGCCGCCGGTGTGCCGCTGCTGGTGGACGCGGCGCAGTCGCTGGGGTGGGGGCCGGTCGAGGGTGCCTGGTCGCTGCTCACGGCCAGCGCGCACAAGTGGGGCGGGCCGTCCGGGGTCGGGCTGCTCGTCGTGCGCAAGGGGGTGCGGTTCGCCGCCCAAAGCCCGGCCGACGAGCGGGAGTCGGGGCGGGCGCCCGGGTTCGAGAACATTCCGGCCGTCGTGGCGGCTGTCGCCTCGCTGCGCGCGGTGCGGGCCGAGGCGGCCCAGGAGGCGGTACGGCTGCGGGAGCTGACGGAGCGGATCCGGGCTCGGGTGCCGCAGCTGGTGCCGGATGTGGAGGTCGTCGGCGACCCCGGGCGGCGGCTGCCCGGGATCGTCACCTTCTCCTGCCTCTATGTCGACGGCGAGGCACTGCTGCACGAACTGGACCGCGAGGGCTTCTCGGTCTCCTCCGGCTCCTCCTGTACGAGCAGCACGCTGACGCCCAGCCATGTCCTGAAGGCGATGGGCGTGCTGAGCGAGGGCAACGTCCGGGTCTCTCTGCCGATGGGGACGACCGAGGCCGACGTGGAGCGGTTCCTGGAGGTGCTCCCGGGGACCGTGGCGGGCATCCGCGAGAAACTGGGCGCACCGGCCCCCGAGACGGCCGTACGAGCCGAGGAACTCGTCGTCGACTCCCTCGGCAAGCGCTGCCCGATCCCGGTCATCGAACTGGCCAAGGTGTTCGGTGACGTACCGGTGGGCGGTACGGTCCGGGTCCTCTCCGACGACGAGGCCGCCCGCCTGGACATTCCGGCGTGGTGCGAGATGCGGGGACAGGAGTACGTCGGAGAGGAGCCGGCGGACAAGGGAACGGCATACGTGGTCCGCCGGGTGAGGTGA
- the coxB gene encoding cytochrome c oxidase subunit II: MSPNGSDRSPRRPMRRKLLQALTAGLVLATATGCTYKDFPRLGMPTPTTEEAPRILSLWQGSWAAALATGVLVWGLILWSAFFHRRSRTKVEVPPQTRYNMPIEALYTVVPIIIISVLFYFTARDESKLLDLSKKPDVTVNVVGYQWSWGFNYVENVPGVPGDAKTDKNLDAIPDRFKKDFPANAGGVYDAGTPATRNPQTGNPGPTLWLPKGKTVRFVLTSRDVIHSFWVVPFLMKMDVIPGHTNSFQVTPNHEGTFLGKCAELCGVDHSRMLFNVKVVSPAAYEQHLKDLAKKGQTGYVPAGIAQTSHEKNRETNNL; the protein is encoded by the coding sequence GTGAGTCCCAACGGCTCCGACCGCTCGCCGCGGCGCCCGATGCGGCGGAAGCTGCTGCAGGCACTGACCGCGGGCCTGGTCCTGGCGACCGCTACCGGTTGCACATACAAGGACTTCCCCCGCCTTGGCATGCCCACCCCGACCACGGAAGAGGCTCCGCGGATCCTCTCCCTGTGGCAGGGCTCCTGGGCTGCCGCACTGGCCACCGGCGTGCTGGTGTGGGGCCTGATCCTGTGGAGTGCTTTCTTCCACCGGCGCAGCCGCACCAAGGTCGAAGTACCTCCGCAGACCCGGTACAACATGCCGATCGAGGCCCTGTACACGGTGGTCCCGATCATCATCATCTCGGTGCTGTTCTACTTCACCGCCCGGGACGAGTCGAAGCTTCTGGACCTCTCCAAGAAGCCCGACGTCACGGTCAACGTGGTCGGCTACCAGTGGAGCTGGGGCTTCAACTACGTCGAGAACGTTCCCGGTGTCCCCGGCGACGCGAAGACCGACAAGAACCTGGACGCCATTCCGGACCGGTTCAAGAAGGACTTCCCGGCGAACGCCGGCGGTGTCTACGACGCCGGTACGCCCGCCACGCGGAACCCGCAGACGGGCAACCCCGGTCCGACGCTCTGGCTGCCCAAGGGCAAGACGGTCCGCTTCGTCCTCACCTCTCGTGACGTCATCCACTCCTTCTGGGTGGTGCCGTTCCTGATGAAGATGGACGTGATCCCGGGCCACACCAACTCGTTCCAGGTGACCCCCAACCATGAGGGCACCTTCCTCGGCAAGTGCGCCGAGCTCTGCGGCGTCGACCACTCCCGGATGCTGTTCAACGTGAAGGTCGTCTCCCCGGCCGCGTACGAGCAGCACCTCAAGGACCTCGCCAAGAAGGGGCAGACCGGTTACGTTCCCGCCGGCATCGCGCAGACGAGCCACGAGAAGAACCGGGAGACGAACAACCTGTGA
- a CDS encoding cytochrome c oxidase subunit 4 codes for MKIQGRMFIWLSVFILIMAIVYGVWSKEPAGTTALFLAFGLSVMIGFYLGFTARRVDAGAQDDKEADVADDAGELGFFSPHSWQPLMLGFGGAIAFLSIAVGWWLIYFSAPFIVVGLFGWVFEYYHGENRTQ; via the coding sequence GTGAAGATCCAGGGTCGGATGTTCATCTGGCTGAGCGTCTTCATCCTGATCATGGCCATCGTGTATGGCGTGTGGTCGAAGGAGCCGGCCGGTACCACCGCGCTGTTCCTGGCCTTCGGCCTGAGCGTCATGATCGGCTTCTACCTGGGCTTCACCGCCCGGCGGGTCGACGCGGGCGCCCAGGACGACAAGGAAGCGGATGTCGCGGACGACGCGGGCGAGCTGGGCTTCTTCAGCCCGCACAGCTGGCAGCCGCTCATGCTGGGCTTCGGCGGTGCGATCGCCTTCCTCAGCATCGCGGTCGGCTGGTGGCTGATCTACTTCTCGGCCCCGTTCATCGTGGTCGGCCTGTTCGGCTGGGTGTTCGAGTACTACCACGGTGAGAACCGCACCCAGTAG
- the nadA gene encoding quinolinate synthase NadA, with translation MTTAQTPELDVQPTPLALLLLGREADPKSERGVECPGDLPSPSDPDLVARARAAKEKLGDKVFVLGHHYQRDEVIQFADVTGDSFKLARDAAARPEAEYIVFCGVHFMAESADILTSDDQKVVLPDLAAGCSMADMATAEQVAECWDVLAEAGIAEQVIPVSYMNSSADIKAFTGKHGGTICTSSNAKRALDWAFEQGEPSTTKVLFLPDQHLGRNTAVRDMGMSLDDCVVYNPHKPNGGLTAEQLRAAKMILWRGHCSVHGRFSLDSVNDVRARIPGVNVLVHPECKHEVVAAADYVGSTEYIIRALEAAPAGSKWAIGTELNLVRRLANRFAPEGKEIVFLDKTVCFCSTMNRIDLPHLVWALESLAEGNLVNRIEVDQETEAFAKLALERMLALP, from the coding sequence GTGACCACCGCCCAGACCCCGGAGCTCGACGTGCAGCCGACTCCGCTCGCCCTGCTGCTGCTCGGCCGTGAGGCCGACCCGAAGAGCGAGCGGGGCGTCGAGTGCCCCGGCGACCTGCCTTCGCCGTCCGACCCGGACCTGGTCGCGCGCGCCCGCGCGGCCAAGGAGAAGCTCGGCGACAAGGTCTTCGTGCTCGGCCACCACTACCAGCGCGACGAGGTCATCCAGTTCGCGGACGTCACGGGCGACTCCTTCAAGCTGGCCCGGGACGCGGCCGCGCGCCCGGAGGCCGAGTACATCGTCTTCTGCGGTGTGCACTTCATGGCCGAGTCGGCGGACATCCTCACCTCCGACGACCAGAAGGTCGTCCTGCCCGACCTCGCCGCCGGCTGCTCGATGGCCGACATGGCGACGGCCGAGCAGGTCGCGGAGTGCTGGGACGTGCTGGCCGAGGCCGGGATAGCCGAGCAGGTGATCCCCGTCTCGTACATGAACTCCTCCGCCGACATCAAGGCGTTCACCGGCAAGCACGGCGGGACGATCTGCACCTCGTCGAACGCCAAGCGCGCCCTCGACTGGGCCTTCGAGCAGGGGGAGCCCTCGACAACGAAGGTGCTGTTCCTGCCCGACCAGCACCTCGGCCGCAACACCGCGGTCCGGGACATGGGCATGTCCCTGGACGACTGCGTCGTCTACAACCCGCACAAGCCGAACGGCGGGCTCACGGCGGAGCAGCTGCGAGCCGCGAAGATGATCCTGTGGCGGGGTCACTGCTCGGTGCACGGCCGCTTCAGCCTGGACTCGGTGAACGACGTGCGCGCCCGCATCCCCGGTGTGAACGTCCTGGTCCACCCGGAGTGCAAGCACGAGGTCGTGGCGGCGGCGGACTACGTCGGCTCGACCGAGTACATCATCAGGGCCCTGGAGGCCGCCCCGGCCGGCTCGAAGTGGGCCATCGGCACGGAGCTGAACCTGGTCCGCCGGCTGGCGAACCGTTTCGCGCCCGAGGGCAAGGAGATCGTCTTCCTCGACAAGACGGTCTGCTTCTGCTCGACCATGAACCGCATCGACCTGCCCCACCTGGTCTGGGCGCTGGAGTCCCTGGCCGAGGGCAACCTGGTCAACCGGATCGAGGTCGACCAGGAGACGGAGGCGTTCGCCAAGCTGGCGCTCGAGCGGATGCTGGCTCTGCCGTAG
- the ctaD gene encoding cytochrome c oxidase subunit I, whose protein sequence is MSILNEPQGAAAAEGSYADELPVRRKQPGSVVVKWMTTTDHKTIGTMYLATSFAFFLIGGVMALLMRAELARPGLQIMSNEQFNQAFTMHGTIMLLMFATPLFAGFANWIMPLQIGAPDVAFPRLNMFAYWLYLFGSTIAVGGFLTPQGAADFGWFAYSPLSDAVRSPGVGADMWIMGLAFSGFGTILGAVNFITTIICMRAPGMTMFRMPVFAWNVLLTGVLILLAFPVLAAALFALEADRKFGAHVFDPVNGGALLWQHLFWFFGHPEVYIIALPFFGIISEVIPVFSRRPIFGYMNLIAATIAIAGLSVTVWAHHMYVTGGVLLPFFSFMTFLIAVPTGVKIFNWIATMWNGSLSFETPMLWAIGFLITFTFGGLTGVILASPPMDFHVSDSYFVVAHFHYVVFGTVVFAMFSGFHFWWPKMTGKMLDERLGKITFWTLFVGFHGTFLVQHWLGAEGMPRRYADYLAADGFTALNTVSTISSFLLGLSILPFLYNVWKTAKYGKKVEVDDPWGYGRSLEWATSCPPPRHNFTTLPRIRSESPAFDLHHPEIAALEQLEYAGHGTAVEGSKEAGK, encoded by the coding sequence GTGAGCATCCTCAACGAACCCCAGGGTGCCGCGGCAGCTGAAGGCTCGTACGCGGACGAGCTGCCGGTCAGGCGCAAGCAGCCGGGCAGTGTCGTGGTCAAGTGGATGACGACCACCGACCACAAGACGATCGGGACGATGTACCTCGCGACGTCGTTCGCGTTCTTCCTGATCGGTGGCGTGATGGCGCTGCTCATGCGCGCCGAGCTGGCCCGGCCGGGCCTGCAGATCATGTCGAACGAGCAGTTCAACCAGGCGTTCACGATGCACGGCACGATCATGCTGCTGATGTTCGCGACGCCGCTGTTCGCCGGTTTCGCGAACTGGATCATGCCGCTGCAGATCGGCGCGCCGGACGTGGCGTTCCCGCGGCTGAACATGTTCGCCTACTGGCTGTACCTGTTCGGCTCGACCATTGCGGTGGGCGGCTTCCTCACCCCGCAGGGTGCGGCCGACTTCGGCTGGTTCGCCTACTCCCCGCTGTCGGACGCGGTTCGCAGCCCGGGCGTCGGCGCCGACATGTGGATCATGGGTCTGGCCTTCTCCGGCTTCGGCACCATCCTCGGCGCGGTCAACTTCATCACCACGATCATCTGCATGCGTGCCCCGGGCATGACCATGTTCCGCATGCCGGTGTTCGCCTGGAACGTGCTGCTGACCGGTGTCCTGATCCTGCTCGCGTTCCCTGTCCTGGCGGCCGCGTTGTTCGCCCTGGAGGCGGACCGCAAGTTCGGTGCGCACGTATTCGACCCGGTCAACGGCGGCGCACTACTGTGGCAACACCTCTTCTGGTTCTTCGGACACCCCGAGGTCTACATCATCGCGCTGCCGTTCTTCGGCATCATCAGTGAGGTAATCCCGGTCTTCAGCCGCCGGCCGATCTTCGGCTACATGAACCTGATCGCGGCGACCATCGCGATCGCCGGTCTGTCCGTGACCGTGTGGGCCCACCACATGTACGTCACCGGTGGTGTGCTGCTGCCCTTCTTCTCCTTCATGACCTTCCTGATCGCCGTACCGACAGGTGTGAAGATCTTCAACTGGATCGCCACCATGTGGAACGGCTCGCTGTCCTTCGAGACGCCGATGCTCTGGGCGATCGGCTTCCTGATCACCTTTACGTTCGGTGGTTTGACCGGTGTCATCCTGGCCTCGCCGCCGATGGACTTCCACGTCTCCGACTCGTACTTCGTGGTGGCCCACTTCCATTACGTGGTCTTCGGCACGGTCGTCTTCGCCATGTTCTCCGGCTTCCACTTCTGGTGGCCGAAGATGACCGGCAAGATGCTGGACGAGCGCCTCGGCAAGATCACCTTCTGGACGCTGTTCGTCGGCTTCCACGGCACCTTCCTGGTCCAGCACTGGCTGGGCGCCGAGGGCATGCCGCGTCGTTACGCCGACTACCTGGCCGCCGACGGCTTCACTGCCCTGAACACGGTCTCGACCATCAGCTCCTTCCTGCTCGGCCTGTCGATCCTGCCGTTCCTCTACAACGTGTGGAAGACGGCCAAGTACGGCAAGAAGGTCGAGGTCGACGACCCGTGGGGCTACGGCCGTTCGCTGGAGTGGGCGACCTCCTGCCCGCCCCCGCGCCACAACTTCACCACCCTGCCGCGGATCCGCAGCGAATCCCCGGCGTTCGACCTGCACCACCCCGAGATCGCCGCGCTCGAGCAGCTCGAGTACGCCGGTCACGGCACCGCCGTTGAGGGCAGCAAGGAGGCCGGCAAGTGA
- a CDS encoding carbohydrate kinase family protein, whose protein sequence is MRIAVTGSIATDHLMTFPGRFADQLVADQLHTVSLSFLVDNLDVRRGGVAANIAFGMGQLGTRPILVGAAGADFDEYRSWLDRHGVDTESVRISETLHTARFVCTTDADHNQIGSFYTGAMSEARLIELKTVADRVGGLDLVLIGADDPEAMLRHTEECRSRAIPFAADFSQQIARMDGDEIRVLLDGATYLFSNEYEKGLIETKTGWSDAEILGKVGHRVTTLGSRGVRVERAGEDPVEVGCAEEERKADPTGVGDAFRAGFLSGLAWGVSLERAAQVGCMLATLVIETVGTQEYRLRRAHFMERFTKAYGDDAGQEVQAHLG, encoded by the coding sequence GTGCGCATCGCAGTCACCGGCTCCATCGCCACTGACCACCTCATGACCTTCCCCGGCCGTTTCGCCGACCAGCTCGTCGCGGACCAGCTGCACACGGTTTCGCTCTCCTTCCTGGTCGACAATCTGGACGTGCGCCGCGGCGGCGTCGCCGCGAACATCGCCTTCGGCATGGGCCAGCTCGGCACCCGGCCGATCCTCGTCGGTGCCGCCGGCGCCGACTTCGACGAGTACCGGTCCTGGCTCGACCGGCACGGTGTGGACACCGAGTCGGTCCGGATCTCCGAGACCCTGCACACCGCCCGCTTCGTGTGCACCACCGACGCCGACCACAACCAGATCGGCTCGTTCTACACCGGCGCGATGAGCGAGGCCCGCCTCATCGAGCTGAAGACCGTCGCCGACCGCGTGGGCGGCCTCGACCTGGTCCTCATCGGCGCCGACGACCCGGAGGCGATGCTGCGCCACACGGAGGAGTGCCGCTCCCGCGCCATCCCCTTCGCCGCCGACTTCTCCCAGCAGATCGCCCGGATGGACGGCGACGAGATCCGCGTCCTGCTGGACGGGGCGACGTACCTGTTCTCAAACGAGTACGAGAAGGGCCTCATCGAGACCAAGACCGGCTGGAGCGACGCCGAGATCCTGGGCAAGGTCGGCCACCGCGTCACCACGCTCGGCTCGCGCGGCGTGCGCGTCGAGCGGGCCGGCGAGGACCCGGTCGAGGTCGGCTGCGCCGAGGAGGAGCGCAAGGCCGACCCCACGGGTGTCGGCGACGCCTTCCGTGCCGGGTTCCTGTCGGGACTGGCCTGGGGCGTCTCGCTGGAGCGCGCCGCCCAGGTGGGCTGCATGCTCGCCACGCTCGTCATCGAGACCGTGGGGACGCAGGAGTACCGGTTGCGGCGGGCGCACTTCATGGAGCGGTTCACCAAGGCCTACGGCGACGACGCCGGCCAGGAGGTTCAGGCTCACCTGGGCTGA
- a CDS encoding iron-sulfur cluster assembly accessory protein, with amino-acid sequence MSVSDETTTVTDGIILTDAAAAKVKALLDQEGRDDLALRVAVQPGGCSGLRYQLFFDERSLDGDVEKDFGGVKVVTDRMSAPYLGGATVDFVDTIEKQGFTIDNPNATGSCACGDSFS; translated from the coding sequence ATGTCCGTATCGGACGAGACCACCACCGTCACCGACGGCATCATCCTGACCGACGCCGCCGCGGCCAAGGTCAAGGCCCTGCTCGACCAGGAAGGCCGCGACGACCTCGCGCTGCGTGTCGCCGTCCAGCCCGGCGGCTGCTCCGGCCTGCGCTACCAGCTCTTCTTCGACGAGCGCTCGCTCGACGGCGACGTGGAGAAGGACTTCGGCGGGGTCAAGGTCGTCACGGACCGGATGAGCGCCCCGTACCTGGGCGGCGCCACCGTCGACTTCGTGGACACCATCGAGAAGCAGGGCTTCACGATCGACAACCCGAACGCGACGGGCTCCTGCGCCTGCGGCGACTCGTTCAGCTGA